One Geotrypetes seraphini chromosome 15, aGeoSer1.1, whole genome shotgun sequence genomic window carries:
- the LOC117349128 gene encoding uncharacterized protein LOC117349128: MSVVSRQLWEKVGDDQKAGLSKVPITCIHGEAQEYPVCPLVIEHGRKKIHMKVAVLKSTPYPLILGRDWLALAQAERPNGKPDPGKWVFGSHVGRKSLALPEGRRGAWATRPKSWRPTIRWAPLSDKAKAPTRAYFKAAGYDLYAAQDQVIPVRGRALIKTDIQVSPPPGAYLRVAPRSGLALHHSIDVAAGVIDPDFRGNVAVLLVNNGDSEYKVQLGDRVAQLICEKIWHPDVIQCSGLPETSRAQRGFGSTDRDGPESSVPGEPLDIPLGNVGAGDLAKLENEVHQIKKELASARQDWEAGVKACTEASYQTWKDPIDPEHTRSREQVLTQCHLESEKLSRLMEQVTAQLKLVQGQLKESQDQQQVVQQSVKEIKNTCGQLTAKTGKTESWVVAQKEQGEQLEQHAQHFEKVLATFKGMDQDINELREQIAQLGQEDLGGITQVVAALAQRVDGLEGPRDQGRGAAGGQREVALLRWPEDFEDPDPPPLSQERRGNKPRKRF, translated from the coding sequence ATGTCTGTAGTGTCAAGACAGTTGTGGGAGAAGGTGGGTGATGACCAGAAGGCTGGATTGAGCAAAGTGCCCATCACCTGCATTCACGGGGAGGCCCAAGAATACCCAGTGTGTCCTCTGGTCATAGAACACGGTAGGAAGAAAATCCACATGAAGGTGGCCGTGCTGAAGTCCACCCCATATCCCTTGATTTTAGGAAGGGACTGGCTTGCTTTAGCTCAGGCAGAGAGGCCTAATGGGAAGCCGGATCCAGGGAAGTGGGTGTTTGGGAGTCATGTAGGGAGAAAGTCGCTCGCCTTACCGGAGGGGAGACGAGGAGCCTGGGCAACCAGACCCAAGAGTTGGAGGCCGACTATCCGGTGGGCCCCACTTTCTGATAAGGCGAAGGCACCCACTCGGGCTTACTTCAAGGCCGCAGGATATGACTTGTATGCAGCACAAGATCAGGTCATACCTGTTAGGGGGCGAGCTTTAATAAAAACTGATATACAGGTATCACCTCCCCCAGGGGCTTATCTGCGGGTGGCCCCGAGGTCAGGGTTAGCTCTCCACCACTCAATCGATGTAGCTGCTGGGGTTATAGACCCGGACTTTAGGGGAAACGTAGCTGTACTCCTTGTGAATAATGGAGATTCAGAATACAAGGTACAGTTGGGAGACCGGGTAGCTCAGCTGATCTGTGAAAAAATTTGGCACCCCGACGTTATACAGTGTAGTGGCCTACCGGAGACAAGTAGAGCACAGCGGGGCTTTGGCTCCACGGATAGGGATGGGCCTGAAAGTAGTGTCCCAGGGGAACCCCTAGATATTCCCCTAGGGAACGTGGGGGCAGGGGACCTTGCTAAACTGGAGAATGAGGTACATCAGATAAAAAAGGAATTAGCCTCTGCTCGGCAGGATTGGGAAGCAGGGGTTAAGGCATGTACTGAAGCCAGTTACCAAACTTGGAAAGACCCCATAGATCCTGAACATACAAGGTCTAGGGAACAGGTTCTTACCCAGTGCCATCTCGAATCGGAGAAATTGTCCCGCCTCATGGAGCAAGTCACCGCCCAGCTTAAGTTGGTTCAGGGACAATTAAAAGAAAGTCAAGACCAACAACAGGTTGTTCAGCAGAGTGTAAAGGAAATAAAAAACACTTGTGGTCAGCTAACGGCAAAGACGGGGAAGACAGAAAGCTGGGTGGTAGCTCAAAAAGAACAGGGGGAGCAGCTAGAACAGCATGCGCAGCATTTTGAGAAAGTCTTAGCTACATTTAAGGGCATGGACCAGGATATTAACGAATTGAGGGAACAAATTGCCCAACTAGGACAAGAGGACTTGGGGGGAATAACACAGGTGGTTGCAGCATTAGCCCAGAGGGTGGATGGGCTAGAGGGTCCCAGAGATCAGGGTAGGGGAGCGGCAGGAGGGCAGCGAGAGGTTGCCCTATTACGATGGCCGGAAGATTTTGAAGACCCCGACCCACCTCCCCTAAGTCAGGAAAGGAGGGGTAATAAACCCCGGAAACGGTTTTGA